TCTCGTTCCAAGGTAAAGACTTAACAAGTCtttctgagattttttttttcttttgctgctCTGTGTTGAATCTTGGTGAACGTGGTAAAGGTGGATCCggaagaagagaggaagatactggagaaagagaagaaagcaTCGAGAGAGTTGTTTAACAGTACTTTGAAGAGACACACGCTGGTATTGAAGAAAAGAGATTTGATGCGAAAGAAAGCAGAGGAGGATAAGAAGAAGCTCATTACTCAGTTGTTAGCAGCAGAAGGTCTCGAGCTTGAtacggaagaagaagaagaggaagaagcagcCAAGTGATtattttggaaagctttaccTCTCTTCTATCTACTCCGAGTATAGTACTCTCTGTATTTCAGTTTCAACTTCTCTTGCATGTAGAAAACATACAtgtagatattaaattttataattaccaGAACATAAATTCACGGTTCAACATTAATTTTCTTGATTAGGAAATGAGAATTTGATGAGGAGAATGAAGTTTGATACATACTGGAAGATGGAACAGAGAATTTGACTCAGAAAATGtcaaagaaaaacatttatattttcctATCGGGTTCATAatgtaaaataacaaaacacCAAACACAAGATTGTTTGctaataaaattttgagaatATCCATAGAAGTAGGGGAAAAACAAAATCGATAATGGTTTATCACTGATCACCAGGAATGCTCTTGATAATGTCAGAATCACCTAAAAAGTCAAAAGACAAAAATCATTACCAAGGATCACTGAAGAtccaacacaaaaaaaaaaaaagaagttggcGATATGTAGTAAACAAATAGTTGGTTAGGTTTGTTATTATTACCAGGATCAACGATGCTCAGACAAGAAACGCGGAAGTACTTTCCACAAGCTGTACCCAAATCAACATTGtctggaagatgaagaacacaGTCAAGCAAAAGTGATACAGGATAAACAATAAGCCTTATAAAATATTGTGTTTTCTTGAAACATGCAACTAAACTAAGCTGAATAGAATATAAACGCCCTTTCGAGGATATCAAAGAGGTAAGATCAACCTACGTATAATAttagaggaaaaaaaagaaaaaactgtcATCTCTATCCTAGAATGTGGACTTGATGTAAGGATGcaaattctatatttttgtaataaaccCATTACAGAGACACCAACAGCAATGCAAAAGATCAAACACTTTTAAGTCAGCAAACGTACTAATTTCTTCAACTTAGGGAGTACACTTTAATCATCGGCTTAATGGGTCTATACAAGGGGACAAAGAATCTCTACAAAAGCTAAAGAAGATTGttcagaagaagaaaggaacTCACTTCCATTGTAGTGGTGAACACCAACTTTCGCAAGCATTGCGTAGTACTCAATCTCCGATCTCCTCAACGGTGGGCAGTTAGAAGAGATGAGAATAAGCTTCCCTGCCAATATAAAAACAAACCCAAAATCAACCAACCAGAACatatggatatatatatatatatatgcacacaaAGTGTTCGATTAAATTACCTTTGGAGCCACGGAGAGACTTGAGGACGGACTTGTAACCAAGAGTGTATTTACCACTCTTCATCACAAGAGCCAACCTACTGTTGATTCCCTCGTGAGACTTCTTCTGCAATCAAAACAAACAGTAACATTGTTCGGTTTAAATACGTTTGAGatgaccaaaaataaaataaaagtttgatAAGAAAGAGAAGGCAAACGCACCGTCTTCTTGGCAGTCACCATTTTGGAAGAGATTGAGAAACAACTGTCCTGTCCTGGATCTGTGCGGCAGAGGAGAGATCAAGAGGGAAGAGGAAGAAATGACGCTTGGTTACGTTTTATATATTCTCTGTCaaatgttttagggttttttgctctttctttgtgtttgttaAATTGCAGTTATGCCCTTAGTTTTCTGTACATTTtgtagatttagattttgtttttagcCGTGAACTTTTGAATATTGCATTTATATCCCCGAATCCTTCCGTCGAGAAGAGTGGTTTACGAGCTCCTTGTTTCTATTCAAGAGAGGGGAGGGAATGATTTTTATGCTTATTTTTCACCAAATCtgaatttaaaatctaatataaatataattctgtTGATTTATTATTCTTATATGATTGCCGTTTGGTATATGCTACTAGAGTAGCTGAGTAGGTGACCGTGTAATTAGTGTTAGTGTTAGTGTTAGTGTTAGTGTTAGGTTTAATCTCTGGTTTAATGTTAACATAACCGGAGACTTTCGGTGTACAAGAGTATCATTGTACACATTTTATAATCTTCACTTCACCAGGTTTAGCGTAGTTGACGTTGGTGTTTGTAAACTATTATCAACTTTAGACTATGATTAACTTTGATCTTTTAACTGGGTTTCTTAACTTTCATTAAGAGACGGTTCTTAAGTTTTGttagattttaactaagaaaaactAAGAACCATCTAttaaataagagatataaaaatcattttttaactgaaaaatataaaataaaataaaaaaatatcaaatcaagTACTCGGACCGAATTTAATCATGCTTTTGGTTGACAAACAAcgtcaaaataataataaaccaagCGAGTAAAGTAGTAATAATATAGATGTCTGGACCATAGGTTGAAGCCCACTAGTGAAAGAGAAAATGGCCCACCTTCAATTTCTGAAATTTATATCTGCAATTGGGACCAATTGTGTTTGGTTACTAACTATATAACGTCTCTTCACTTCTGTTTTACTCACTTGTGTCCAATTGTCTTCTCAATCATACCAGCTTCCTCTATTATCACCGAGCTTCCATGTCACATTCATTTACTGTCACTTGAgcaaattatatatgaaatttacaTAAATTCAAATCAACTAGTCATACTCATATGTACTACATATGCTTGGCATCACATCtacaaataaaaatcttgaGTTTCCGTTTCTAGTCATTCAAAGGTACAATCAAATGAATGCTGACGTTTTTGTGTGttgtttcaaatttataatatatcttACATGTTTAAACTAtcgaaacaattttttaatattgtcTATAGTCTCAcacagaaaaaaattatactctTCGTTTTTAATATGTCATTTTACAGGAAAAAAAATGTGTTCAAAATTTTAACATGTTTTCagttttctatgtaaaatttattaacaattaatgttaTTTGACCAATgataatatacattatattttattattagttggATTATGATCAGTTtctgtataaaaaatataagaaattaattattttcttaatcaatGTGCATAAATCTAAAAcgacttatattaaaaaaaggaGAGAATAATAGTTAAATCGGATCAGGagatcatttttatttttttctcaatttcAATATTAGATGGTCATTATAAATATCTTATCTAGAAAACAGTCAGGAGTTTTCATTGATTCTgaatattgatttattttaaccCAAAATCTCATACCATCGAATAATAAAAAGTAGTTCGTTTTTATAGTTTAacttttatagtttatatagttTAACTTTTTGGCGAGTAGATCCTCCTAATGGCATCTCCAGCCCCCgctctattttttactttaaaataaagtttaaagtAAAAATGTTTCAGTGGtattctatttttcactctataatatagtaaaaaataagtttatttcaaatataaaatatttttttttgttcatcattctattttttattagaGTAAACTCTAACTCTATTATAGGGttattctattataaaattactctattttagaataaaaaatagtgTAAACTATTGGATATGATCTAAGAAGTGTTAAACAATATTAGGTGATTGAAGATTTTAATCATTAGACCAActcattgttttcttttttctaaaaacaCAAACTCATTGTTGGTTATACTTTTACAATTAGAGCTGGGTCTGAAAATTCTTGGTTCAGAAGCCAAATGTTTTCTGatcatttttacttttagaaTCTAAAAATACTAAAGGACTAGGTTAAAGAGAATTGAATCCTGATCTAGCTACTTACACATTAGTAGAACTACTTGATATTTCTTGTCGAAATTTGATCCCCTGTATACAGTTCTTGTAAGCTTTTTAAACAAGATAtaactcaaaaataaaatcatgaaTGGTAACATTTTTTAGTTATACCTCTTATTGATGGTAACTCATGTCACCAATCAAACCCATAGTACTGTTTATGGAAACGTTTATTTCCAGGCCATATTATTTCGGTCGTACTCGAGTCTGGGAGTACAATGGATATATTGATCTTTTCAAATAGTATATGCGCTGTGCTGCGCTTGAGGTTTGTTTACAACattggaacttttttttttgacttaagTCATTACTACATTAGAACTTCTAcagtttttattaatatgttacGTACACTACTATTTGGTCCTAGTAATCTATACATAAGTTTTCAAATAAACCCAAGCTCAAACTTCACACCGCTGCCTTGTAATGACAATATACAAACTAGCGCCGAAGGTGGTAGATCAATTAGTttaaacccttgtgttgatgtCGCTTGGTGAAAAATTTGTTTTACGCCATGTTATCAATATCATCGAAGTTTGACTCCAGACTAGAGATTATGATCTATATATATGACTTAGACTTCTCCTACTTAACCAAACAATTTCAAACTTATAACATTTCTCAAAATAACCATTTTAAAATGTAGCATCTCTTCGAGGCTGACAACGTTAAGACCGACCACTTTTGGTACATTGTGTCGCTCTGTTTTATTTCTCTCTCGTTTTTTTCTCTGTGTAAAGAGTTCACAACTCAAAATGCACCAATCAGAAAAGCTTTTGCTGTGATTTTCGATGATAGATAGATTAAATAAAACTTCCGATGAGTATCTTCCCCATGCAAAAATGCTATTGTAGTATACTATTTCCTCCATTTCATATTGTAACcgttttatattgaaaatagttttagcaaaaaaattgtttcactatataagtagttttaacactttaattcatttttttacatttattgaACAGTATGTGATCAATTAAATTATgttaatcattttataattggttgaagttatatattaaataatatttttaataaatagtcactttttaaaaatcattgCTTTTAGCTAAAACTACCTACCTACAATTTGAAAAAGAGGGagtacatttatttatttattgggcACTAGATCATCAAAGTAAATTTAAGGTAAATATTGAAATATGGTGAGAAATATGAGGCATGTAACATGCAAAAACGAGAAAATGCTCAATAAAATTGCAAAAGGGCAATCGAATTAAAACATTGTTTTCAAGGTGGTCCCTTCTTTATATAGCCCAGACTTTAGGAACCATATTACAAACATTTCCCTTTCAATAttgattattataaatatttttactgtattttattaatacttATGAAGTTAATATGAGTTCTTCTGTAATTATTATTGTTTCTTTTGGCTTTCTTATTCAGTGAAGAAAATGACCGGGGGAATGGacaatttattttagttattgggTGCAACCATCGTTGAAGTGGAAAGTTAATTATTGTTAATTAAGTGGACCCATCATATAACCCAATGGGCCCTTTCCTGAAtgattatgaaattttaattgtaCTAtgattttgatcaaaaaaaaattgtactatGATTGAAGAAAGCATATTAATCAACGGTTCAGATTCAGTCCTTAGTTTATGGTTTCTTCTTTATCTTCGCTTCCCTTCTCCTTCCTCACTCCCTCTTCTCCCTCTCTTTGGACTTGCTTTGCTCTGCCCTAAAAACAAAGGAACAGAATACAGAGCACATACACTGACAGGATGTTGCTCGGAAAGAGACGACGACCACCGATCAACAGAACAACGAGCCTATCGGAGATAAAGTTCGATCTCAACCTTCCCGGAGAATCTGAGGTATCATCAACTCAGCAGAGTCCAAGCCAAAACCCCATGGTTGAACCATACGTTTCCAACGGTCAACTCGTAGCAGCAGCCGTCGATCGACGGCTGTTAGCTATGGTCTCACCGAGAGGTAATCTAAGGAGACACTCGGTAGATTTTTCTGACGCTGGACATTTCTTGAGATCTTGCTCTCTCTGCGAACGCTTACTTGTTCCTGGCCGCGACATCTATATGTATAGGTACATAactaaaacacacataaaatcaTCGACAAGAAACTGTTAATCTGATATTAGGTTTCCGTAATTTAATTCGAATGATTTTGtgattatttagtttatttgttttttataatttgaatattCTATATTTAGCAATAATTTTTTGTCATTAACTATGGCAGGGGAGATACGGCATTTTGTAGCTTGGACTGCAGGCAACAGCAAATAGCACAAGACGAGCGCAACGATAAAAGTAAACAGGCAAAGGAATCGACGTTGGCGACCACCAGCAAAGCCGCCAAGGGAGGGCGAGCTTCAACCGCCATGTAATCTCCCATCTTCGCGTAcattatatattgttatatttgttaTGTGTGGCTTGCTATGTGTTTGTATATTATGATTATAATAGTGGGGTAAAACATATTAAAGCTTTGAGCGTTAATTGACTTGTGTTAATCACTCTCGTGTGTTGTGTTggaattatatatgttttttgagGGGTTTTTCAGATTTTACAAGTTTTGTGATATATATGAAGTAAAAATCAAATGTATGCGAGTGAGATTGCATTTTAggagtttctttctttctttttaatcaatacaactagattttgacccgcgctttcaaagcgcgggtttatatttggtgaaaattttatataatcacatttatataatccgtcttgtatatgtatttatataatccgtctcatatatgtattttatatccagatttatgttcggtaaaactatattatacatgtatttttaggtttttaattttgaattagatattttaaatataaatcaatataacagttttatagttttgatcggtgttttgaaattcaattgagacctgcggttgaacggagtaccggttgatcaaaaataaattcagttcgggtttgaaaaaaaaaacaaaatttaaaaatccaataaaaactactaaaatcaaaatccagttaccggttgaaccactggttgaaccaataaacaatttttattttttataaataatttttgttagatagttgggattatatttaggaaaaaacggtttaaaaccaaaccattaaatagtttgagaaaaaacgatgcagtttcaaacatgtccggttggaaaaatattaaaatgatgcagtatcaaacacggaataatcacataccaaaattgaattaggaaaccggtggttaatgacaaaccaaaaagaattaaaaaagaaaccaatgcagaatgtccaaaatgtcattaataaatacaaaagaaaacctCTTTATTAGgggtaaacagagtaaaaatctaaatgtgtttgtactttaatagtatagatattagGAGAACGGGGATCTAGATATTAATTAGAGTCAccgataaaaacaaaaagaagttgAGGATTTAGCAGTAGTAATTTTGAATCATTATCGGGATATCATCGACAAAGAAAtactttaaaagaaaagaaaagtagaTAAGCAGCGTAATTGGTTAGCTGATCATATATGTACTCCTTCGAAGTTAGAACAAGTGTGAAGTGTGTACTTTTCTCAGACATCAAACCTGGGACTAATTCCAAATTTTCAATTTAGGTCAACTAGAGTTTATGTAAAAGTCTCGACTGGCTGTGGCCGATCTGTGTACTTTAACTCCacatttatacaaatatatacacTGATATTACGGTGTTCTTATGACTTCATTTTGTTctttatatgtaaatttatatctGAACAGACAAGGTTAACTGAATACGATATTGCTTGTGAGGAATCTAATGCCTAATCAGCATGTCCCAGTATTCACCAATCAGAAAAACAATAGATTCTCTTAGACAATCAGTAAAAACAATAATTCTCCTATACCATCCTCGATGacacactaattttttttccataacTTAACCAATTTagaataactctattatagagtaattTTTATAAGAATTATTCTAAATAGagtaaattatagaaaaaaatagtgtatcattggagatgttcttaatagaaaaaaatattcaatgaGTAAAAACAGAAATGATATGT
The sequence above is drawn from the Raphanus sativus cultivar WK10039 chromosome 7, ASM80110v3, whole genome shotgun sequence genome and encodes:
- the LOC108815821 gene encoding FCS-Like Zinc finger 6 encodes the protein MLLGKRRRPPINRTTSLSEIKFDLNLPGESEVSSTQQSPSQNPMVEPYVSNGQLVAAAVDRRLLAMVSPRGNLRRHSVDFSDAGHFLRSCSLCERLLVPGRDIYMYRGDTAFCSLDCRQQQIAQDERNDKSKQAKESTLATTSKAAKGGRASTAM
- the LOC108814164 gene encoding 60S ribosomal protein L30-2, encoding MVTAKKTKKSHEGINSRLALVMKSGKYTLGYKSVLKSLRGSKGKLILISSNCPPLRRSEIEYYAMLAKVGVHHYNGNNVDLGTACGKYFRVSCLSIVDPGDSDIIKSIPGDQ